The nucleotide sequence TGCAGTGACACTCTGGGAGGACTTGAAACAGATGAGGTTCTCTCCCCTTCCGGCATTAGGGTTGGGTTTTGCTGGACTGATTCCATTCATGGCACCACCGGCGCTCATGATTCTCGTCCATACTTATTATGCAAACATCGCCCTTgcgcagactgcttatggagcCTGCATCCTTTCTTTTCTGGGGGGAGTGAGGTGGGGTTTTGTCTTACCAGAGGGCAGCAAACTGAAAGCTGACTGGTTTAACCTTGGCTACAGCGTAACTCCGTCGCTGGTGGCATGGGGggccctcctcctccccccctctctttccaGTATTGTCCTCATGACTGGAATTGCGGGTTCAGCGTATTTCGACATTGCCATCAAAGGCTATCCCCCCTGGTTCAAAGGCCTTCGTTTCGTACTCAGCTTGGGGGCTGTCCTGTCATTGTGGAGTGTGTTCATTTGCCGGTTTGTTCTTTCTACACCAGCAGACAAAGCAGCGTTAAAACAGATTGAGAAAAGCTTTCAAGATGAAGAGGAACAGGGATAAAATTGGTAATAAGAATGATAAAGTTTGCATTTGTGAATAAGTAAAAATTCTATCCTGAATATTGTTTATTTATGAACATTTTATACCAAAAGACATGTACCATACTTTTAATGGGTGGGTTTGAAAGACTATTTAGAGGGTTATTCAGGCTTTCAATCAgcctttttgtgtgtatataagCTGCAAGTTTATATGACTTGAGTggttttaaaggtccttgtctacatttttataccgaaatcgccatttgaccattaaaatgcagagtctattatctacaaatatcaacaatacaccccctttcgatcaggaaagacgaagccagtgtagccgtttgaaaattcattgtagtattccagcgtagtactcatagtaggatatccttatttggaaaatgccaagcgcaaaactcctctcaaatcccgtgcattttgcgcgtttaaaaaaagcgtggacagcgctccagtgtcaaactgttgctgcacttgtttgggcgtggctataagcatagtgacatgaatttgattggtcagtatttttaggcaaagcacatgttctcagcaaacagaaaacaaaatattggaagcgtgagtcacgctacccaaaaataaaatctttttttacatatattttttttttctataacttttttccccatggttcattcatcatctgacataactttttagcgaaatctaaccataagattattgaaaagaaaaaaaaaatgtagacgaccacctttaagaaaACACGTTCAGATATCATATGATCAGTTTTGTCCTTTGGTCTGTTtcgttgtatgtatgtgtcctTTTGGGGATGTAAATGAACTAAACATTGCTGTGATCAGTGAACAGTTCTGTATTAGAGTGGTTGTGCAGAGTGGGATAAAAATAATTAAACCAATTACAGTGTTCAGTTCAATTGTGAATGTGCGTGTGCTTcatgtatttacacccccggtataggggtgtgtataggattcggtcgatgtgtttgtttgtttgtttgtgtgtttgtgttcgcatatagatctcaagaatgaacggaccgatcgtcaccaaacttggtgaacaggttctatacattcctgagacggtccttacaaaaattgggaccagtcaaacacacggttagggagttattggtggattcagattctacaaggacttatagagggacatattaatggtcaaagggaaataaccttctcagttggtggcagtgagaatggtaaggacgggggtgtttttcctacctcggaggaatttcttgtttattttagaGTCAACCACTTCCCAACCGAGTCATGCTTCAGAACAGAATTACTGAGAAATCGGCGGAAGGTTTGATTTTGCCTTGTAGTTTCTAGTAGTTTTTCACTTGCAGAAGCAAATGGAAACTAATGCTCAAAACTTGAAACTTTTTAAAGGCAAGAAGCGAccatttcatttttttgttgtcCGGGGATCTTGCAGCTAATATAACAAAAATGTAAAAAGTTAATCTTTTCTCACGTCTGTGTGGTCAGTCAGCTTACTGCAGCACATCAATACATGTCATTTACTTGTGTCTCCTAGACATGAGACCAATAAATACTACCTATAACATCATCTACATTTTTGTCCGATAAAAATATGGAAAAGCTCTTATCATATGCTCTATCATTTTAAATGACATGACCATCAGTGCTATTGCTGCCGTCATTTTTGTGAAGGAGAAAGTCCTTGTGCATCGACACCATGGCTAAAAGTACTATATGGGCACAAAAGCAGTAACTTCTTTCAGGGGTATAATTAGATGCCATTTTGGGGGGCTTTTTACACATGAATGTCTCTAAAACAACCTTCAAAGGTTTATATTTTATGTACAGGGCGTTGCTTACTGCTGAGGTGAGTATGAGTCTAGCGCAGAGGCAACTAagaaacaagtcgtgtaaggcgaaattactacatttagtcaagctgttgaactcacagaatgaaactgattgcactgcattttttccaccGAGAcgatacagcttcgtcaatcccggCGGCACATTTCCTGTGCAACACAAAGTGAAATTGACACGGCAGAATATCGCAATAGCGTACTGCGATTAACAGGAaagcgcttttctgtattcttttttgaGCATGTTCTGAataaaacatattatatctacatgtttttggatcaggaaatgataaagaataagataaaaccctttttggatcgatttcttacattttaattgtagtagtaattaacctattttcgttaattgtgatcacattttaagagtaaacatgacatatgtatatatttttagattcagaatttgatgaagaatacgatgcaatcaatgtttaatctgtttgcaaaaatttgattttaatgacaactttaaagagcaaactaattaattattttttaaacctccacgctgaaatgtaataccaaagtctaggcttcgtcgaagattacttgaccaaaatgtcaaccaatttggttgaacaatgagggcgtgacagtgccggcTTAAGTTTCactaaatgccggatatgacgtcattgaagacatttatcgataaaagaaaaaatggtccggggatatcatacccaggaactctcatgtgaaattccATGAAGAACGGTCCAGAAGTTTTCTCGGAACCGAtctttacacacatacaccacaaccttcgtctcgattccccgtcaacgttaaaacatttagtcaaaacctgactaaatgtaaaaatagacTAAGGGGCACCATAATTGTTATCTATGTTACCGACTTTTTCTGGCAAAAGTGAAACAATTTATGTTCCCTATGGTGATGTTTTCCCCCACAGGAGCATACTACATGTATGAGAAAATATTAGCAGAGCCGTTGGGTGGCTCCTGGTACTGTCGTGAGGGGAAATGCTAGCGCCCGTCGTCTACGTTGCCATCATGTAGCTTGAATAATACACATACAAGGTATGATTATACAGCTTTTTCTAAATGAGTAAATCACGATGGGCACCTATTATCCCGAGTTGATGAATGATAAAgctacacaaaaacacaaacattgaACAAAAAAGCCACACATTTTTGGGGAAACTTTTCAAAATCCACTGGTCACTTCTTATTCACATTGGCTGTGATAAATTTCATTACTAATGACCAAAATGTTCTTATAATGCCAATAATCGTGAACTGCCCGGGTCTCATTTAACTGTACAGACTGCATATGTCATTGATGAAAGATTGCATTATTCTGCATTACTAGTACTGACACAGTAATGAGCACTGACACAGTCAGTTGTCATATAGCGATCGCATGGCAATTCTTTCacgctttatgagggcggtagCCATCTCCCCTCTCTCGCTGCCTTTACCTTCCCCATCTCTGAAGTGAGTCAGGTACACCTGTTATCACTTTTTGTTAAATGGGAAAATTCCGTTTACTACTCCAAGAGCTTTGTAGTTCgaatattttgtttaaaaacaacaaataaaaactttaaaaaaaattaaatcaaaaaacaaaatcatacAAATCACACAGGTAAACTGTACTGTAAACAGCTGAAAATAAAACTATTGCCTCCATTGGTCATATCCCTGTTGTGAGAGGCAATCCATGTCACCATGCACTCAGCGgaaaaaaatcttctttttAGAATATGATACGTATGACAAACAGCTCAAGTTTCATGGCATAAAAAGTTGTATTTTCACTGATATTGATGCAGATAAAGTAGTTGAAGGTGTAGATAGGCATCAAATGGTTTGGTCATTATACATTACCAATGGAGACATGCTACCTCAAATAAGCCTATTATCAAAGTGTCACATACGTGATATGTCCCATCATGCTTACTTTTACTGAGTGTAGTTGTGGACcataattacacccccggtataggggtgtgtataggtttcggtcgatgtgtttgtttgtttgtttgtgtgtttgtgtgtttgtttgtgttcgcaagtagatctcaagaatgaacggaccgatcgtcaccaaacttggtgaacaggttctatacattcctgagacggtccttacaaaaattgggaccagtcaaacacacggttagggagttattggtggattttggttttttggggggatcaactacggcataactcttccttatcttctccatgttttcagcgtttacctcccttccttcgtatggtgcactatagtatgagggggcatcttcggatattcccggcgttctgttactatttttagaaggtcaccgcagtgtccagaacgtaaattggacccgtaaattatcctcactgtaaaagtgcaaaggtcgaatcaagttatagccacgcgaaaaatacactctcatctatctctatatatttatacaatagatatagatatatatatacggcttctctgtgtgtgtgtttgagtgtgtctgtagaaaacacctgtgtattgcacagttctgtttgtgatgtggtacctagggcgtcgtcgacaagtatgggactagacatgatatgatcaggaatggcattatggcccctgaatcatgttcgtgctgttcccattccacgagtctggaagggacctaagcttgacgggtccatggttcgaagccggcgtacagtgcgccactcaagccgggtattcggctctacttgctacccggcgaagcggcagatacaccccggacaaatgccttctcagttggtggcagtgagaatggtaaggacgggggtgtttttcctacctcggaggaatttcttgttcattTCACATCTGACTGACCTTTTGCCCCAGCAGTTCCTCATTTTCAACATTcgtgtgttattgttgttgtttttgttgttgcttgttttaGTGGTGTGattttcgtttttacatttagtcaagttttgactaaatgttttaacatagaggggggaatcgagacgagggtcgtggtgtatgtgcgtgtgtgtgtgtgtctgtctgtgtgtgtgtgtgtgtgtgtgtatagagcgattcagactaaactactgggccgatctttattaaatttgacatgagagttcctgggtatgatatcctcagacatttttttcatttttttgataaatgtctgatgacgtcatatccggcttttcgtgaaagttgaggcggcactgtcacgccctcatttttcaaccaaattggttgaaattttggtcaagtaatcttcgacgaagcccggacttcggtattgcatttcagcttggtggcttaaaaattaattaatgactttggtcattaaaaatctgaaaattgtaaaaacaatattttttttataaaacgatccaaatttacgttcatcttattctccatcatttgctgattctaaaaacatataaatatgttatatttggattaacaacaagctctgaaaaaaattaaatatacaaaaattattatccaatgtttttttcgaaatcaatttaaaaacactttcatcttattccttgtcggttcctgattccaaaaacatatagatatgatatgtttggattaaaaacacgctcagaaagttaaaacgaagagaggtacagaaaagcgtgctatccttctcagcgcaacgaataccccgctcttcttgtcaattccacgggcggtggagtgacgatgctacgagtatacggtcttgctgcgttgcgttgcgttcagtgagtttcattctgtgagttcgacagctacttgactaaatgttgtattttcgctttacgcgacttgttgttttttctctcgttgTTTTATGAGTTGGTGGTAGTTCCTTCATCTTACTCTTTCTGTAGATGCGTTCCTGGGAGAATGCGATAACGccgtgtgcagtgtgtgtatgttgttgttCGTTAGACCATAGATCTCCCttgacaggatcgccaactctgcgcgcgcgccaacgCTGGCTCTGTTTCGAACTCCCGTCTGCGGCTGCGAGAGGTTTTGACAGTAActttacttccggtgcagtctttcaacacatggagaagaaggagaatttcgaaggggaggtggagtttgtggctgaggtatgtgaaaagcaaacaaagcaacacaaaaagatcattgctgatgattgaaatgagtcatgtgaatcaacaataaagattgattgtggacggcacgtcattatttttgtttttaacacttgaaacgcgagagcatctgacacactggtaaatccgaagctgtgcactcaagctgatcagcagatcgtttttctgcagaattctcgctcacatcggccactattttaactcagcgaaccgacaaatttgcagcagaacaatttctgaatgttagaaattcggctgtagatttatagataccctttctattccatggttgttgttttttcagggggaaagtaccgacatctcaatcgctgaaaagatgacagcatcaccacaaaagaaactgcaagaattgccaaaagtaagtaaaaatattgacagatctatgtaaaagactatgaaaatttagaactggaacaacagatattcaataaataaccgataagtgatatataactgaaccattgattgatttgaatgtacatcatgcatggaagttaaaaatggtgcaggaactgaagtcagatcaaTACATCAAAAAGATTagtgcaatatatttgttttctttcccctccagcataattctgttttgatatatgcttgatgtcttctgttgttttaaaattcattgtcacttctaaattgcatgctttattgcagaacgcttgtgcATCTATCAAGAATGACAACTGCCTTTCACCGGAGCTCAGAGGGCTCGTCGACCAATTCAGTAATTGAAAAGTAAGTTTTTGAGTAAGGcggtataaaaaaaatcagcttgCAAAGTCCCAGTACCTGAAAGATCATTTTCATTCATAGTTTTCGAGCAAAAATACTGCTTTGTTGCACAGAGAGGCTACTGTTTACAAATATTTTAGGTACATGCCTGCCACTACAATATTTCATGTTTTTTAGGATCATTAATAGCACATGTCATAGTTGTAAGACATGATAAGGATTCATGAAAGTGGTTTGTCAACACGTTCTATAACGACaaatggaatacaaaatttgatATGTTCACATCCGTTCATGTAAAGTGTAGTTTTGGGTTGTTGTcgtgtgttgttggttttgattgtgtgcatgcatctacatcttcagtttcactcttgggttgatttctgctatatttgtgtgttgttttaattataatattttattttctgtgttttaggTGCAGATCTGGAAGAGAAACTTCTGCTTCTTCATGACTGCCTAGTTCCCTGAGGCAAGGTTGGGAATGCTGCCAAGGAGAAGGCGTGGGCCAGGTACTACTCTGCTTTTTCAACCCAGCATTCAGGCATTACTGAGTTGACAGTATCCCCTGCAGTTTCAGCCTGGATTGCCTTGAACATGTTTATACTGTTGGTGTCTTAAAGGCCTATGAAGAAAAACTAGGGAACCAGTAAGTGCATTAGAAATCAAAGAGGATGAAGAGTACAATGCAAAGTATGTTGGAGTATGTGTTGCCAAAAAGCTAAAACAGAGAGTTTGGTGTCTCCAAAAGAGTGCGTACAGAGATGAGAAATTGCAGTGTTTGGAAGCCCTGACTTGCGCACCTGAATTCTACAGTGAAGAGAGTGAAACCACCCCTGACATGACAAGCATGCTGAACAAGGGCAAACTGACCTTTGTCAAGCCCAATGTATTGCAGATGTGTCtgtccatgcaacacaaagcagaaatcttaaacagaatgaggcaaagcgttgatgatatcaaataaccaaagggaagtaattgctctttattcatacgacatgactgtgtaatagagtaagcgagagttgtacaaaaccttttctcctggcacctgagagaataacaagcattgaaatatacaagcgactttcatcctctcgtgccaggagaaaaggttccgtacaactctcgcttaatctattacacatgtcgtatgcataaggcctaaaaaaaaataggtgtggttacggtaacccgacctaccctattttttggggccgaccctataactttttattacatttgtcaacaaaaaaaaccccaaaaaaccaagaaaacgagtgcagaaaacgcaatgaaagcgaaagcgcccgagtcgcacacttatttccctgtcaagtaggtttaatttgtacacattagaaaaaaaaagtgattgcctaccttcctaccctatttttttgggctatgttaccgtaaccacacctattattttttttggcctaaagagcgattacttccctttggtgatTTGATGTCCATGGAACATATTTTCTGTGAAACCTGTGCATCAACACACAGGCAAAAGCAGATGACTTTATTGAACCATGCAGGAACAGTGATGCTGTTCcggtgtgtttttatgacactttgtattcatttgatctttcacaagctgt is from Littorina saxatilis isolate snail1 linkage group LG5, US_GU_Lsax_2.0, whole genome shotgun sequence and encodes:
- the LOC138967573 gene encoding transmembrane protein 69-like, whose translation is MTIHIVTRCPLHQSFTSPVLVRTFLRSQGVRFSSWAAISRLLSRTTSAKLSKVSLQPPQPSLVPAHKERLEQSRYITADTNTSAVTLWEDLKQMRFSPLPALGLGFAGLIPFMAPPALMILVHTYYANIALAQTAYGACILSFLGGVRWGFVLPEGSKLKADWFNLGYSVTPSLVAWGALLLPPSLSSIVLMTGIAGSAYFDIAIKGYPPWFKGLRFVLSLGAVLSLWSVFICRFVLSTPADKAALKQIEKSFQDEEEQG